Proteins from one Syngnathoides biaculeatus isolate LvHL_M chromosome 8, ASM1980259v1, whole genome shotgun sequence genomic window:
- the LOC133504477 gene encoding rap1 GTPase-activating protein 2-like isoform X10 gives MLERMQVPKVEETKKWKDDYIPYPRIEEVLEKGGPYPQVILPQFGGYWIEDVEAPAGTPSSSESSFCEEDDEGEGMSPGEEHSYRLECSSTARAYRKHFLGKEHMNYYCTGSSIGNLIMSLKHEEVEGQELLRIMLRSRTKTVHDRISLVGINQLPSVPQIAKLLCDDATGLKFNPALYPRGSQLIVAYDEHEVNNTFKFGVIYQKFGQTTEEELFGNNEETPAFKEFLSVLGDNIELQDFKGFRGGLDVSHGQTGVESVYTLFRQREIMFHVSTKLPFTDGDVQQLQRKRHIGNDIVAAVFQEESTPFVPDIIASNFLHAYVLVQVENACTDNTTYKVSVTAREDVPPFGPPLPNPAVFRKGPEFRNFLLTKLINAETACYKSDKFAKLEGRTRAALLDNLHDELHRQSQAALGLSQAEEEDKLENGGHGGLLESFKRAMRVRSHSMETVVGSNRLRSPGGGGGVPASLSGGVMPQSSSECTKSTYNPPALSAKSSLKSPVKRRSGLFPRLHSSVETPADKCTRSDQKATEICPLSQEVRSETLSNPSSPEICPNKERPFMKLKDSAGSRPNISRSSSSTSSFSSITGDPEALEDLETVSHPSIASSSAFSPSISIDSPVSGTPIIMCRSSTDGKNKTSPRSNLKFKFDKMSHSSTNSE, from the exons ATGCTGGAGAGGATGCAG GTCCCTAAAGTTGAAGAGACCAAAAAGTGGAAG GATGACTACATTCCTTACCCACGGATAGAAGAG gtcctggagAAAGGCGGCCCGTATCCCCAGGTGATCTTGCCGCAGTTTGGTGGCTATTGGATCGAGGATGTAGAGGCACCAGCTGGGACACCATCCTCTTCAGAGTCCAGTTTCTGTGAAGAGGATGACGAAGGAGAAGGTATGAGTCCTGGTGAAGAACACAGCTACCGTCTGGAGTGCAGCAGCACAGCCCGGGCCTACCGCAAGCACTTTCTGGGCaag GAGCACATGAACTACTACTGCACGGGCAGCAGCATAGGAAATCTCATCATGTCCTTAAAGCATGAAGAGGTTGAAGGGCAAGAATTACTCCGCATCATGCTCAG ATCAAGGACCAAAACAGTCCATGATAGGATATCCTTAGTAGGCATTAACCAGCTTCCCAGTGTACCTCAGATTGCAAAA CTTCTGTGTGACGATGCCACTGGATTGAAGTTCAACCCGGCGCTTTACCCTCGG GGATCGCAGTTGATCGTCGCTTATGATGAGCATGAAGTCAACAACACCTTCAAATTTGGAGTGATCTACCAAAAGTTTGGACAG ACAACAGAGGAAGAGCTGTTTGGAAACAATGAAGAAACTCCAGCTTTCAAGGAGTTTCTCAGTGTCCTGGGTGACAACATTGAACTGCAGGATTTTAAGGG ATTTCGTGGCGGGCTGGACGTGTCCCATGGGCAGACAGGTGTTGAATCTGTCTACACTCTTTTCAGACAAAGGGAAATTATGTTCCATGTATCAACCAAGCTTCCTTTCACTGATGGTGATGTTCAGCAG CTTCAGAGGAAAAGGCACATAGGAAATGACATTGTGGCAGCAGTTTTCCAAGAAGAGTCTACGCCCTTTGTCCCTGACATTATTGCCTCCAACTTTCTGCACGCTTATGTGCTGGTTCAGGTTGAAAATGCATGTACGGACAACACAACATACAAG GTGTCTGTCACCGCAAGAGAAGATGTACCTCCCTTTGGACCCCCACTCCCAAACCCAGCtgtctttagaaag GGCCCTGAGTTCCGAAACTTCCTGTTGACAAAGCTGATTAATGCGGAAACCGCTTGCTACAAATCCGACAAGTTCGCCAAACTTGAG GGTCGAACGCGAGCTGCGTTGCTCGACAACCTCCACGATGAACTGCACAGACAAAGTCAGGCCGCTCTGGGTCTCAGCCAAGCTGAAGAGGAGGACAAGCTGGAGAATGGGGGACATGGTGGTCTTCTGGAGTCATTCAAG CGGGCCATGCGTGTGAGGAGTCACTCGATGGAGACTGTGGTGGGCTCCAATCGCCTTAGGAGCCCCggtggtggagggggggtgCCAGCCAGTTTAAGTGGTGGCGTAATGCCACAGAGCTCCAGTGAATGTACGAAGAGCACCTACAAT ccTCCGGCATTGTCAGCTAAATCTTCCCTAAAGAGCCCGGTGAAAAGGCGATCGGGACTCTTCCCTCGTCTCCACTCGAGCGTTGAAACGCCGGCCGATAAATGCACTCGAAG tgaCCAAAAGGCTACAGAAATCTGCCCACTGTCCCAGGAAGTGAGGTCAGAGACATTatccaatcccagctctccTGAGATCTGCCCTAACAAAGAAAG ACCTTTCATGAAACTGAAGGACAGCGCGGGCAGCAGGCCAAACATCTCTCGGTCTTCATCAAGCACCAGCAGCTTCAGCAGCATTACAGGGGATCCTGAAGCTTTGGAAGACCTAGAAaca GTTAGCCATCCCTCCATAGCATCGTCCTCTGCCTTTAGTCCTTCGATCAGCATTGATAGCCCAGTGTCAGGAACTCCCATCATAATGTGCCGCAGTTCCACAG ATGGGAAAAATAAGACATCACCGAGGTCCAACTTGAAGttcaaatttgacaaaatgagCCACTCATCCACAAAT TCGGAGTAA
- the LOC133504477 gene encoding rap1 GTPase-activating protein 2-like isoform X1 → MSQSGGRLQNKKAGIRAAVILIGLLHKSRKAKEKEKEKEECEGKQELLNISHVPQGECPPSPPRTAPPSMKSAEFFDMLERMQVPKVEETKKWKDDYIPYPRIEEVLEKGGPYPQVILPQFGGYWIEDVEAPAGTPSSSESSFCEEDDEGEGMSPGEEHSYRLECSSTARAYRKHFLGKEHMNYYCTGSSIGNLIMSLKHEEVEGQELLRIMLRSRTKTVHDRISLVGINQLPSVPQIAKLLCDDATGLKFNPALYPRGSQLIVAYDEHEVNNTFKFGVIYQKFGQTTEEELFGNNEETPAFKEFLSVLGDNIELQDFKGFRGGLDVSHGQTGVESVYTLFRQREIMFHVSTKLPFTDGDVQQLQRKRHIGNDIVAAVFQEESTPFVPDIIASNFLHAYVLVQVENACTDNTTYKVSVTAREDVPPFGPPLPNPAVFRKGPEFRNFLLTKLINAETACYKSDKFAKLEGRTRAALLDNLHDELHRQSQAALGLSQAEEEDKLENGGHGGLLESFKRAMRVRSHSMETVVGSNRLRSPGGGGGVPASLSGGVMPQSSSECTKSTYNPPALSAKSSLKSPVKRRSGLFPRLHSSVETPADKCTRSDQKATEICPLSQEVRSETLSNPSSPEICPNKERPFMKLKDSAGSRPNISRSSSSTSSFSSITGDPEALEDLETVSHPSIASSSAFSPSISIDSPVSGTPIIMCRSSTDGKNKTSPRSNLKFKFDKMSHSSTNSE, encoded by the exons TCTGCAGAATTCTTCGATATGCTGGAGAGGATGCAG GTCCCTAAAGTTGAAGAGACCAAAAAGTGGAAG GATGACTACATTCCTTACCCACGGATAGAAGAG gtcctggagAAAGGCGGCCCGTATCCCCAGGTGATCTTGCCGCAGTTTGGTGGCTATTGGATCGAGGATGTAGAGGCACCAGCTGGGACACCATCCTCTTCAGAGTCCAGTTTCTGTGAAGAGGATGACGAAGGAGAAGGTATGAGTCCTGGTGAAGAACACAGCTACCGTCTGGAGTGCAGCAGCACAGCCCGGGCCTACCGCAAGCACTTTCTGGGCaag GAGCACATGAACTACTACTGCACGGGCAGCAGCATAGGAAATCTCATCATGTCCTTAAAGCATGAAGAGGTTGAAGGGCAAGAATTACTCCGCATCATGCTCAG ATCAAGGACCAAAACAGTCCATGATAGGATATCCTTAGTAGGCATTAACCAGCTTCCCAGTGTACCTCAGATTGCAAAA CTTCTGTGTGACGATGCCACTGGATTGAAGTTCAACCCGGCGCTTTACCCTCGG GGATCGCAGTTGATCGTCGCTTATGATGAGCATGAAGTCAACAACACCTTCAAATTTGGAGTGATCTACCAAAAGTTTGGACAG ACAACAGAGGAAGAGCTGTTTGGAAACAATGAAGAAACTCCAGCTTTCAAGGAGTTTCTCAGTGTCCTGGGTGACAACATTGAACTGCAGGATTTTAAGGG ATTTCGTGGCGGGCTGGACGTGTCCCATGGGCAGACAGGTGTTGAATCTGTCTACACTCTTTTCAGACAAAGGGAAATTATGTTCCATGTATCAACCAAGCTTCCTTTCACTGATGGTGATGTTCAGCAG CTTCAGAGGAAAAGGCACATAGGAAATGACATTGTGGCAGCAGTTTTCCAAGAAGAGTCTACGCCCTTTGTCCCTGACATTATTGCCTCCAACTTTCTGCACGCTTATGTGCTGGTTCAGGTTGAAAATGCATGTACGGACAACACAACATACAAG GTGTCTGTCACCGCAAGAGAAGATGTACCTCCCTTTGGACCCCCACTCCCAAACCCAGCtgtctttagaaag GGCCCTGAGTTCCGAAACTTCCTGTTGACAAAGCTGATTAATGCGGAAACCGCTTGCTACAAATCCGACAAGTTCGCCAAACTTGAG GGTCGAACGCGAGCTGCGTTGCTCGACAACCTCCACGATGAACTGCACAGACAAAGTCAGGCCGCTCTGGGTCTCAGCCAAGCTGAAGAGGAGGACAAGCTGGAGAATGGGGGACATGGTGGTCTTCTGGAGTCATTCAAG CGGGCCATGCGTGTGAGGAGTCACTCGATGGAGACTGTGGTGGGCTCCAATCGCCTTAGGAGCCCCggtggtggagggggggtgCCAGCCAGTTTAAGTGGTGGCGTAATGCCACAGAGCTCCAGTGAATGTACGAAGAGCACCTACAAT ccTCCGGCATTGTCAGCTAAATCTTCCCTAAAGAGCCCGGTGAAAAGGCGATCGGGACTCTTCCCTCGTCTCCACTCGAGCGTTGAAACGCCGGCCGATAAATGCACTCGAAG tgaCCAAAAGGCTACAGAAATCTGCCCACTGTCCCAGGAAGTGAGGTCAGAGACATTatccaatcccagctctccTGAGATCTGCCCTAACAAAGAAAG ACCTTTCATGAAACTGAAGGACAGCGCGGGCAGCAGGCCAAACATCTCTCGGTCTTCATCAAGCACCAGCAGCTTCAGCAGCATTACAGGGGATCCTGAAGCTTTGGAAGACCTAGAAaca GTTAGCCATCCCTCCATAGCATCGTCCTCTGCCTTTAGTCCTTCGATCAGCATTGATAGCCCAGTGTCAGGAACTCCCATCATAATGTGCCGCAGTTCCACAG ATGGGAAAAATAAGACATCACCGAGGTCCAACTTGAAGttcaaatttgacaaaatgagCCACTCATCCACAAAT TCGGAGTAA
- the LOC133504477 gene encoding rap1 GTPase-activating protein 2-like isoform X2, whose product MKSAEFFDMLERMQVPKVEETKKWKDDYIPYPRIEEVLEKGGPYPQVILPQFGGYWIEDVEAPAGTPSSSESSFCEEDDEGEGMSPGEEHSYRLECSSTARAYRKHFLGKEHMNYYCTGSSIGNLIMSLKHEEVEGQELLRIMLRSRTKTVHDRISLVGINQLPSVPQIAKLLCDDATGLKFNPALYPRGSQLIVAYDEHEVNNTFKFGVIYQKFGQTTEEELFGNNEETPAFKEFLSVLGDNIELQDFKGFRGGLDVSHGQTGVESVYTLFRQREIMFHVSTKLPFTDGDVQQLQRKRHIGNDIVAAVFQEESTPFVPDIIASNFLHAYVLVQVENACTDNTTYKVSVTAREDVPPFGPPLPNPAVFRKGPEFRNFLLTKLINAETACYKSDKFAKLEGRTRAALLDNLHDELHRQSQAALGLSQAEEEDKLENGGHGGLLESFKRAMRVRSHSMETVVGSNRLRSPGGGGGVPASLSGGVMPQSSSECTKSTYNPPALSAKSSLKSPVKRRSGLFPRLHSSVETPADKCTRSDQKATEICPLSQEVRSETLSNPSSPEICPNKERPFMKLKDSAGSRPNISRSSSSTSSFSSITGDPEALEDLETVSHPSIASSSAFSPSISIDSPVSGTPIIMCRSSTDGKNKTSPRSNLKFKFDKMSHSSTNSE is encoded by the exons TCTGCAGAATTCTTCGATATGCTGGAGAGGATGCAG GTCCCTAAAGTTGAAGAGACCAAAAAGTGGAAG GATGACTACATTCCTTACCCACGGATAGAAGAG gtcctggagAAAGGCGGCCCGTATCCCCAGGTGATCTTGCCGCAGTTTGGTGGCTATTGGATCGAGGATGTAGAGGCACCAGCTGGGACACCATCCTCTTCAGAGTCCAGTTTCTGTGAAGAGGATGACGAAGGAGAAGGTATGAGTCCTGGTGAAGAACACAGCTACCGTCTGGAGTGCAGCAGCACAGCCCGGGCCTACCGCAAGCACTTTCTGGGCaag GAGCACATGAACTACTACTGCACGGGCAGCAGCATAGGAAATCTCATCATGTCCTTAAAGCATGAAGAGGTTGAAGGGCAAGAATTACTCCGCATCATGCTCAG ATCAAGGACCAAAACAGTCCATGATAGGATATCCTTAGTAGGCATTAACCAGCTTCCCAGTGTACCTCAGATTGCAAAA CTTCTGTGTGACGATGCCACTGGATTGAAGTTCAACCCGGCGCTTTACCCTCGG GGATCGCAGTTGATCGTCGCTTATGATGAGCATGAAGTCAACAACACCTTCAAATTTGGAGTGATCTACCAAAAGTTTGGACAG ACAACAGAGGAAGAGCTGTTTGGAAACAATGAAGAAACTCCAGCTTTCAAGGAGTTTCTCAGTGTCCTGGGTGACAACATTGAACTGCAGGATTTTAAGGG ATTTCGTGGCGGGCTGGACGTGTCCCATGGGCAGACAGGTGTTGAATCTGTCTACACTCTTTTCAGACAAAGGGAAATTATGTTCCATGTATCAACCAAGCTTCCTTTCACTGATGGTGATGTTCAGCAG CTTCAGAGGAAAAGGCACATAGGAAATGACATTGTGGCAGCAGTTTTCCAAGAAGAGTCTACGCCCTTTGTCCCTGACATTATTGCCTCCAACTTTCTGCACGCTTATGTGCTGGTTCAGGTTGAAAATGCATGTACGGACAACACAACATACAAG GTGTCTGTCACCGCAAGAGAAGATGTACCTCCCTTTGGACCCCCACTCCCAAACCCAGCtgtctttagaaag GGCCCTGAGTTCCGAAACTTCCTGTTGACAAAGCTGATTAATGCGGAAACCGCTTGCTACAAATCCGACAAGTTCGCCAAACTTGAG GGTCGAACGCGAGCTGCGTTGCTCGACAACCTCCACGATGAACTGCACAGACAAAGTCAGGCCGCTCTGGGTCTCAGCCAAGCTGAAGAGGAGGACAAGCTGGAGAATGGGGGACATGGTGGTCTTCTGGAGTCATTCAAG CGGGCCATGCGTGTGAGGAGTCACTCGATGGAGACTGTGGTGGGCTCCAATCGCCTTAGGAGCCCCggtggtggagggggggtgCCAGCCAGTTTAAGTGGTGGCGTAATGCCACAGAGCTCCAGTGAATGTACGAAGAGCACCTACAAT ccTCCGGCATTGTCAGCTAAATCTTCCCTAAAGAGCCCGGTGAAAAGGCGATCGGGACTCTTCCCTCGTCTCCACTCGAGCGTTGAAACGCCGGCCGATAAATGCACTCGAAG tgaCCAAAAGGCTACAGAAATCTGCCCACTGTCCCAGGAAGTGAGGTCAGAGACATTatccaatcccagctctccTGAGATCTGCCCTAACAAAGAAAG ACCTTTCATGAAACTGAAGGACAGCGCGGGCAGCAGGCCAAACATCTCTCGGTCTTCATCAAGCACCAGCAGCTTCAGCAGCATTACAGGGGATCCTGAAGCTTTGGAAGACCTAGAAaca GTTAGCCATCCCTCCATAGCATCGTCCTCTGCCTTTAGTCCTTCGATCAGCATTGATAGCCCAGTGTCAGGAACTCCCATCATAATGTGCCGCAGTTCCACAG ATGGGAAAAATAAGACATCACCGAGGTCCAACTTGAAGttcaaatttgacaaaatgagCCACTCATCCACAAAT TCGGAGTAA
- the LOC133504477 gene encoding rap1 GTPase-activating protein 2-like isoform X7 has product MPRKLWKQELLNISHVPQGECPPSPPRTAPPSMKSAEFFDMLERMQDDYIPYPRIEEVLEKGGPYPQVILPQFGGYWIEDVEAPAGTPSSSESSFCEEDDEGEGMSPGEEHSYRLECSSTARAYRKHFLGKEHMNYYCTGSSIGNLIMSLKHEEVEGQELLRIMLRSRTKTVHDRISLVGINQLPSVPQIAKLLCDDATGLKFNPALYPRGSQLIVAYDEHEVNNTFKFGVIYQKFGQTTEEELFGNNEETPAFKEFLSVLGDNIELQDFKGFRGGLDVSHGQTGVESVYTLFRQREIMFHVSTKLPFTDGDVQQLQRKRHIGNDIVAAVFQEESTPFVPDIIASNFLHAYVLVQVENACTDNTTYKVSVTAREDVPPFGPPLPNPAVFRKGPEFRNFLLTKLINAETACYKSDKFAKLEGRTRAALLDNLHDELHRQSQAALGLSQAEEEDKLENGGHGGLLESFKRAMRVRSHSMETVVGSNRLRSPGGGGGVPASLSGGVMPQSSSECTKSTYNPPALSAKSSLKSPVKRRSGLFPRLHSSVETPADKCTRSDQKATEICPLSQEVRSETLSNPSSPEICPNKERPFMKLKDSAGSRPNISRSSSSTSSFSSITGDPEALEDLETVSHPSIASSSAFSPSISIDSPVSGTPIIMCRSSTDGKNKTSPRSNLKFKFDKMSHSSTNSE; this is encoded by the exons TCTGCAGAATTCTTCGATATGCTGGAGAGGATGCAG GATGACTACATTCCTTACCCACGGATAGAAGAG gtcctggagAAAGGCGGCCCGTATCCCCAGGTGATCTTGCCGCAGTTTGGTGGCTATTGGATCGAGGATGTAGAGGCACCAGCTGGGACACCATCCTCTTCAGAGTCCAGTTTCTGTGAAGAGGATGACGAAGGAGAAGGTATGAGTCCTGGTGAAGAACACAGCTACCGTCTGGAGTGCAGCAGCACAGCCCGGGCCTACCGCAAGCACTTTCTGGGCaag GAGCACATGAACTACTACTGCACGGGCAGCAGCATAGGAAATCTCATCATGTCCTTAAAGCATGAAGAGGTTGAAGGGCAAGAATTACTCCGCATCATGCTCAG ATCAAGGACCAAAACAGTCCATGATAGGATATCCTTAGTAGGCATTAACCAGCTTCCCAGTGTACCTCAGATTGCAAAA CTTCTGTGTGACGATGCCACTGGATTGAAGTTCAACCCGGCGCTTTACCCTCGG GGATCGCAGTTGATCGTCGCTTATGATGAGCATGAAGTCAACAACACCTTCAAATTTGGAGTGATCTACCAAAAGTTTGGACAG ACAACAGAGGAAGAGCTGTTTGGAAACAATGAAGAAACTCCAGCTTTCAAGGAGTTTCTCAGTGTCCTGGGTGACAACATTGAACTGCAGGATTTTAAGGG ATTTCGTGGCGGGCTGGACGTGTCCCATGGGCAGACAGGTGTTGAATCTGTCTACACTCTTTTCAGACAAAGGGAAATTATGTTCCATGTATCAACCAAGCTTCCTTTCACTGATGGTGATGTTCAGCAG CTTCAGAGGAAAAGGCACATAGGAAATGACATTGTGGCAGCAGTTTTCCAAGAAGAGTCTACGCCCTTTGTCCCTGACATTATTGCCTCCAACTTTCTGCACGCTTATGTGCTGGTTCAGGTTGAAAATGCATGTACGGACAACACAACATACAAG GTGTCTGTCACCGCAAGAGAAGATGTACCTCCCTTTGGACCCCCACTCCCAAACCCAGCtgtctttagaaag GGCCCTGAGTTCCGAAACTTCCTGTTGACAAAGCTGATTAATGCGGAAACCGCTTGCTACAAATCCGACAAGTTCGCCAAACTTGAG GGTCGAACGCGAGCTGCGTTGCTCGACAACCTCCACGATGAACTGCACAGACAAAGTCAGGCCGCTCTGGGTCTCAGCCAAGCTGAAGAGGAGGACAAGCTGGAGAATGGGGGACATGGTGGTCTTCTGGAGTCATTCAAG CGGGCCATGCGTGTGAGGAGTCACTCGATGGAGACTGTGGTGGGCTCCAATCGCCTTAGGAGCCCCggtggtggagggggggtgCCAGCCAGTTTAAGTGGTGGCGTAATGCCACAGAGCTCCAGTGAATGTACGAAGAGCACCTACAAT ccTCCGGCATTGTCAGCTAAATCTTCCCTAAAGAGCCCGGTGAAAAGGCGATCGGGACTCTTCCCTCGTCTCCACTCGAGCGTTGAAACGCCGGCCGATAAATGCACTCGAAG tgaCCAAAAGGCTACAGAAATCTGCCCACTGTCCCAGGAAGTGAGGTCAGAGACATTatccaatcccagctctccTGAGATCTGCCCTAACAAAGAAAG ACCTTTCATGAAACTGAAGGACAGCGCGGGCAGCAGGCCAAACATCTCTCGGTCTTCATCAAGCACCAGCAGCTTCAGCAGCATTACAGGGGATCCTGAAGCTTTGGAAGACCTAGAAaca GTTAGCCATCCCTCCATAGCATCGTCCTCTGCCTTTAGTCCTTCGATCAGCATTGATAGCCCAGTGTCAGGAACTCCCATCATAATGTGCCGCAGTTCCACAG ATGGGAAAAATAAGACATCACCGAGGTCCAACTTGAAGttcaaatttgacaaaatgagCCACTCATCCACAAAT TCGGAGTAA
- the LOC133504477 gene encoding rap1 GTPase-activating protein 2-like isoform X3: MSQSGGRLQNKKAGIRAAVILIGLLHKSRKAKEKEKEKEECEGKQELLNISHVPQGECPPSPPRTAPPSMKSAEFFDMLERMQDDYIPYPRIEEVLEKGGPYPQVILPQFGGYWIEDVEAPAGTPSSSESSFCEEDDEGEGMSPGEEHSYRLECSSTARAYRKHFLGKEHMNYYCTGSSIGNLIMSLKHEEVEGQELLRIMLRSRTKTVHDRISLVGINQLPSVPQIAKLLCDDATGLKFNPALYPRGSQLIVAYDEHEVNNTFKFGVIYQKFGQTTEEELFGNNEETPAFKEFLSVLGDNIELQDFKGFRGGLDVSHGQTGVESVYTLFRQREIMFHVSTKLPFTDGDVQQLQRKRHIGNDIVAAVFQEESTPFVPDIIASNFLHAYVLVQVENACTDNTTYKVSVTAREDVPPFGPPLPNPAVFRKGPEFRNFLLTKLINAETACYKSDKFAKLEGRTRAALLDNLHDELHRQSQAALGLSQAEEEDKLENGGHGGLLESFKRAMRVRSHSMETVVGSNRLRSPGGGGGVPASLSGGVMPQSSSECTKSTYNPPALSAKSSLKSPVKRRSGLFPRLHSSVETPADKCTRSDQKATEICPLSQEVRSETLSNPSSPEICPNKERPFMKLKDSAGSRPNISRSSSSTSSFSSITGDPEALEDLETVSHPSIASSSAFSPSISIDSPVSGTPIIMCRSSTDGKNKTSPRSNLKFKFDKMSHSSTNSE, encoded by the exons TCTGCAGAATTCTTCGATATGCTGGAGAGGATGCAG GATGACTACATTCCTTACCCACGGATAGAAGAG gtcctggagAAAGGCGGCCCGTATCCCCAGGTGATCTTGCCGCAGTTTGGTGGCTATTGGATCGAGGATGTAGAGGCACCAGCTGGGACACCATCCTCTTCAGAGTCCAGTTTCTGTGAAGAGGATGACGAAGGAGAAGGTATGAGTCCTGGTGAAGAACACAGCTACCGTCTGGAGTGCAGCAGCACAGCCCGGGCCTACCGCAAGCACTTTCTGGGCaag GAGCACATGAACTACTACTGCACGGGCAGCAGCATAGGAAATCTCATCATGTCCTTAAAGCATGAAGAGGTTGAAGGGCAAGAATTACTCCGCATCATGCTCAG ATCAAGGACCAAAACAGTCCATGATAGGATATCCTTAGTAGGCATTAACCAGCTTCCCAGTGTACCTCAGATTGCAAAA CTTCTGTGTGACGATGCCACTGGATTGAAGTTCAACCCGGCGCTTTACCCTCGG GGATCGCAGTTGATCGTCGCTTATGATGAGCATGAAGTCAACAACACCTTCAAATTTGGAGTGATCTACCAAAAGTTTGGACAG ACAACAGAGGAAGAGCTGTTTGGAAACAATGAAGAAACTCCAGCTTTCAAGGAGTTTCTCAGTGTCCTGGGTGACAACATTGAACTGCAGGATTTTAAGGG ATTTCGTGGCGGGCTGGACGTGTCCCATGGGCAGACAGGTGTTGAATCTGTCTACACTCTTTTCAGACAAAGGGAAATTATGTTCCATGTATCAACCAAGCTTCCTTTCACTGATGGTGATGTTCAGCAG CTTCAGAGGAAAAGGCACATAGGAAATGACATTGTGGCAGCAGTTTTCCAAGAAGAGTCTACGCCCTTTGTCCCTGACATTATTGCCTCCAACTTTCTGCACGCTTATGTGCTGGTTCAGGTTGAAAATGCATGTACGGACAACACAACATACAAG GTGTCTGTCACCGCAAGAGAAGATGTACCTCCCTTTGGACCCCCACTCCCAAACCCAGCtgtctttagaaag GGCCCTGAGTTCCGAAACTTCCTGTTGACAAAGCTGATTAATGCGGAAACCGCTTGCTACAAATCCGACAAGTTCGCCAAACTTGAG GGTCGAACGCGAGCTGCGTTGCTCGACAACCTCCACGATGAACTGCACAGACAAAGTCAGGCCGCTCTGGGTCTCAGCCAAGCTGAAGAGGAGGACAAGCTGGAGAATGGGGGACATGGTGGTCTTCTGGAGTCATTCAAG CGGGCCATGCGTGTGAGGAGTCACTCGATGGAGACTGTGGTGGGCTCCAATCGCCTTAGGAGCCCCggtggtggagggggggtgCCAGCCAGTTTAAGTGGTGGCGTAATGCCACAGAGCTCCAGTGAATGTACGAAGAGCACCTACAAT ccTCCGGCATTGTCAGCTAAATCTTCCCTAAAGAGCCCGGTGAAAAGGCGATCGGGACTCTTCCCTCGTCTCCACTCGAGCGTTGAAACGCCGGCCGATAAATGCACTCGAAG tgaCCAAAAGGCTACAGAAATCTGCCCACTGTCCCAGGAAGTGAGGTCAGAGACATTatccaatcccagctctccTGAGATCTGCCCTAACAAAGAAAG ACCTTTCATGAAACTGAAGGACAGCGCGGGCAGCAGGCCAAACATCTCTCGGTCTTCATCAAGCACCAGCAGCTTCAGCAGCATTACAGGGGATCCTGAAGCTTTGGAAGACCTAGAAaca GTTAGCCATCCCTCCATAGCATCGTCCTCTGCCTTTAGTCCTTCGATCAGCATTGATAGCCCAGTGTCAGGAACTCCCATCATAATGTGCCGCAGTTCCACAG ATGGGAAAAATAAGACATCACCGAGGTCCAACTTGAAGttcaaatttgacaaaatgagCCACTCATCCACAAAT TCGGAGTAA